A genomic segment from Truepera sp. encodes:
- a CDS encoding ABC transporter ATP-binding protein, which translates to MNLRLTGLVKRYGPVTAVGGVSLELEEGTTLALLGPSGCGKSTLLRLVAGLEVPDAGSVRLEDQDLTQTPPAKRGFGMVFQDYALFPHLDVAGNVGFGLVEARVAPAERSSRVADLLELVGLAGMGRRRVHQLSGGQQQRVALARALAPSPRLLLLDEPLSNLDANLRESLKLELRGILQGLRTGAIYVTHDQGEAFTVSDRVALMREGVIVQTGAGEELLDQPGDPWAARFLGHDNVFEGESAALLPVASRAVLLRADLTRLLETGEGTTPVTVLAAARDGLAWRLTLDAPAWNVQLTWRGFDRELPSHPAPGSTFGLLVPGDAWRDLERRP; encoded by the coding sequence GTGAACCTGCGCCTGACCGGGCTCGTAAAGCGTTATGGGCCCGTCACGGCGGTCGGCGGGGTCTCCCTCGAGTTGGAGGAGGGCACGACGCTCGCACTGCTCGGACCCAGCGGTTGCGGCAAGAGCACCCTCCTCAGGCTGGTTGCCGGACTGGAGGTCCCCGACGCGGGCAGCGTGCGCCTCGAGGACCAAGACCTTACGCAGACGCCCCCCGCGAAGCGCGGTTTCGGCATGGTCTTCCAGGACTATGCCCTGTTCCCCCACCTCGACGTCGCGGGCAACGTGGGCTTCGGGCTCGTGGAGGCCCGGGTCGCCCCGGCCGAGCGCAGCTCCAGGGTGGCTGACCTGCTCGAACTGGTGGGCCTGGCCGGCATGGGGCGACGCAGGGTTCACCAGCTGAGCGGCGGGCAGCAGCAGCGAGTTGCGCTCGCCAGGGCCCTGGCGCCCTCACCCCGCCTGCTCCTGCTCGACGAGCCCCTCTCGAACCTCGACGCCAACTTGCGCGAGTCCTTGAAGCTCGAACTGCGCGGCATCCTGCAGGGCCTAAGGACGGGGGCCATCTACGTGACCCACGACCAGGGAGAGGCGTTCACGGTTTCCGACCGGGTGGCGCTCATGCGCGAGGGCGTCATCGTTCAGACGGGCGCGGGTGAGGAACTGCTGGACCAACCCGGAGATCCGTGGGCGGCGCGCTTCCTGGGCCACGACAACGTCTTCGAGGGGGAAAGCGCCGCCCTACTGCCGGTCGCGTCCCGCGCGGTGCTCCTACGCGCCGACCTCACGCGCCTCCTCGAAACCGGCGAGGGCACGACGCCGGTTACCGTCCTGGCGGCCGCGCGCGACGGCCTCGCGTGGCGACTCACCCTCGACGCCCCGGCCTGGAACGTACAGCTGACGTGGCGCGGCTTCGACCGCGAACTGCCGTCTCACCCGGCGCCCGGCTCGACGTTCGGACTGCTGGTGCCAGGGGACGCCTGGCGTGACCTGGAGAGGAGACCATGA
- a CDS encoding iron ABC transporter permease: protein MRRSPVTHLAGALATAFLAAFLLVPLAVILARSLTPAHGEVFAAGFLAALTDPYNLGRIGFTLAQALLSTLLTVALGLPTALLLARYRFRGKRALTAAFSVPFVMPTVVAGIGFLTLVGPRGVLGVDLRNTLVILLIAHVFYNFAVVARVVGGFLEGVAPRLEEAATTLGATPWRALWRVTIPLALPATLASALLVFLFCFTSFGVVLILAPAARFATLEVEIYRLTVRLLELDSAAALALVQLVLMIGVGFLYTRLQERLSVSVAPGDATRRPTGAGHLLLGGILLVTSVLVLAPLVTLASQSLAAPGAGWPSLKNFSSLLTPSDTIGFTGLWHALRNSLAFAFSSAALALLVGFLFAYAVARGGWRWLDQASLLPLATSPVTLAFGYLLTYPVLVGSAWGVPLAHALLAFPFVTRTLLPAYRSQPPALAGAAASLGAGPLRTLWRVELPLLRPAFLTAAAFAFAVSMGEFGATLLLVRPEYATLPVAIFDRLGRPGQANYGEALALGVVLMLLTAAVMLFLQRRGPSEF from the coding sequence ATGCGGCGCAGCCCCGTCACCCACCTGGCCGGCGCCCTGGCAACCGCCTTCCTCGCCGCCTTCTTGCTCGTGCCGCTGGCTGTCATCCTGGCGCGGAGCCTGACACCCGCCCACGGCGAGGTGTTCGCCGCGGGCTTCCTCGCCGCCCTCACCGATCCCTACAACCTCGGTCGCATCGGCTTCACGCTCGCACAGGCCCTACTTTCCACCCTGCTCACGGTCGCGCTTGGCCTGCCCACGGCGCTGCTGCTGGCGCGCTACCGCTTCCGTGGCAAGCGCGCCCTCACCGCGGCGTTCTCCGTCCCCTTCGTCATGCCCACCGTGGTGGCCGGCATCGGGTTCCTCACGCTGGTGGGCCCGCGCGGCGTCCTCGGCGTCGACCTGCGCAACACCCTGGTCATCTTGCTCATCGCGCATGTCTTCTACAACTTCGCCGTGGTGGCGCGCGTGGTCGGCGGGTTCCTGGAGGGCGTCGCGCCCCGGCTCGAGGAGGCGGCGACCACCCTAGGGGCCACTCCGTGGCGCGCGCTGTGGCGCGTGACGATCCCCCTGGCGCTCCCCGCCACCCTCGCCTCGGCGCTGCTCGTGTTCCTCTTCTGCTTCACCAGCTTCGGGGTGGTGCTTATCCTCGCCCCGGCCGCCAGGTTCGCCACGCTGGAGGTCGAGATCTACCGCCTGACCGTGCGCCTGCTGGAGCTGGACTCGGCCGCGGCCCTGGCCCTGGTGCAGCTCGTCCTCATGATCGGCGTGGGGTTCTTGTACACGAGGCTCCAGGAGCGGCTCTCGGTGAGCGTGGCCCCCGGGGACGCCACGCGGCGACCGACCGGCGCGGGCCACCTGCTACTGGGCGGCATCCTGCTGGTGACGAGCGTCCTGGTGCTCGCACCGTTGGTGACCCTCGCGTCGCAGTCGCTCGCGGCGCCCGGCGCCGGCTGGCCTTCACTGAAGAACTTCTCGAGCCTCCTCACGCCTTCGGACACCATCGGGTTCACCGGCCTGTGGCACGCGCTGCGCAACTCGCTGGCGTTCGCGTTCAGCAGCGCCGCCCTGGCGCTGTTGGTCGGCTTCTTGTTCGCGTACGCGGTGGCGCGTGGCGGCTGGCGCTGGCTGGACCAGGCGAGCCTCCTGCCGCTAGCGACCAGCCCCGTGACGCTCGCGTTCGGCTACCTGCTGACCTACCCCGTGCTCGTTGGCTCCGCGTGGGGCGTGCCCCTGGCACACGCCCTCCTCGCGTTCCCGTTCGTGACGCGCACGCTGCTGCCGGCCTATCGATCGCAACCACCGGCGCTGGCGGGCGCGGCCGCCAGCCTGGGCGCCGGACCGCTGAGAACGCTGTGGCGCGTCGAGTTGCCCCTCCTCAGGCCGGCCTTCCTCACGGCGGCGGCCTTCGCCTTCGCCGTGTCCATGGGCGAGTTCGGGGCCACGCTCTTGCTCGTCAGGCCCGAGTACGCCACCCTCCCGGTGGCCATCTTCGACCGCCTGGGGCGGCCGGGCCAGGCCAACTACGGGGAGGCCCTGGCGCTGGGCGTGGTGCTGATGCTCCTGACTGCCGCCGTCATGCTGTTCCTGCAGCGGCGCGGCCCGAGCGAGTTCTGA
- a CDS encoding UvrD-helicase domain-containing protein produces MNGTGGRPPMDAAARLTDAAARKMALTDRHRGLLVEAGAGTGKTAILAGRVALLLADGVAPRNVAAITFTELAAAEMASRVREYLETLARGEVVPPLAPAFDASGPTEEQRRNLAAAFEALDELTSTTIHGFARELALPYPVEARVDPGAAVLDAAAADLLFDDVFDAWLRQRLSADPLAASEDPFIDLLTHPESPSLESLKSLVGIMREHPDLVVPEANVQAAREAVDRTARRFGRLVDREPAATEAVQDFNEALAAYVAGLAWTEGTTDTALAALRTDAGPLFTQKNSVRKLRAKTAWVAAIRSAGGSAEEAKASYVALLAAYEDAAAAIAHLLSTSVDHLVGLLIGSLRGALEAYAEAKRQRAVIDFDDLIATAARLLREHEHVRGELAELYRYVLVDEFQDTDPLQAEIVWRLTGVPTEGDWRRWPSRPGARFVVGDPNQSIYRFRGADPATYLALRDGLARDPGSSTLRLTTNFRSVPGVLENANLSFQGPLSAPGQAGLAPLDGSRRPGPGAALVRLNVVRQDATRDQAETESTDPNEEQGLLMGAKREAEAAAVAAFCLSLVEGRSGLLDGPVSPGEIALLAPSFVGLEHYERELEAVGLNVASQAGKGFYRRQEVQDMVALTCALAHPANSLALGAFLHGPMVGITDEELLDVAYALSRSAGDPQLTLATDPALVPVPRVAEVLEVLAPLGARRFTAAPFDLLTEAVDALRSKAVLVHRHRFRADRALANLERFLEAAKAYDLRGIAAFADDVWTAWSEGSAELEGRVDAEEDAVTLMTLHSAKGLEWRVVIPVGSMSRPKGAEVPLYDRQNKRLAMRLLGHQCSALDESLEREAAELQGERVRLWYVSATRARDLLVIPRFDFETADGAWCNLVPWQEEVAWHPVTPDVQDRRWTDLAAKNTTQTPEEFAAQTAVVRGVIRHVERRAPSRSDEGDGAAEGVKAEDSVPLFTAELGTWILDALDSVEEAPATASTLTVGTARGILLHKLMEDVINAVVEAAQAALAVRAAGLLAELSPDDLGVDPAEVAGMALRAWHVPEVAALHGSLLAEVAVAGAEHDHGTGGEVIWSGIADAIAVDPQGRPEVVLDWKSDRAPTPETLAHYREQVRAYLRLTGAREGIVVLAARDEVLRVLLG; encoded by the coding sequence GTGAACGGTACCGGCGGCCGGCCGCCCATGGACGCCGCGGCGCGGTTGACGGACGCCGCGGCGCGCAAGATGGCGCTTACGGACCGGCACCGAGGCTTGTTGGTGGAGGCAGGGGCGGGCACGGGCAAGACGGCCATCCTGGCTGGGCGAGTGGCCCTGTTGTTGGCGGACGGCGTGGCGCCTCGCAACGTGGCGGCCATCACGTTCACCGAGCTTGCCGCTGCCGAGATGGCGAGCCGGGTGCGGGAGTACCTCGAGACCTTGGCGAGGGGCGAGGTGGTCCCACCCCTCGCTCCTGCGTTCGACGCTTCCGGACCGACCGAGGAGCAGAGGCGGAACCTCGCCGCGGCGTTCGAGGCACTGGACGAGCTCACCAGCACGACCATCCACGGCTTCGCTCGTGAACTCGCGCTGCCGTATCCGGTCGAGGCACGCGTGGACCCTGGCGCGGCGGTCCTGGACGCCGCGGCGGCGGACCTCCTCTTCGACGACGTGTTCGACGCGTGGTTGCGTCAGCGCCTGAGTGCCGACCCGCTCGCCGCCTCCGAGGACCCCTTCATCGACCTCCTGACGCACCCCGAGTCTCCGAGCTTGGAGAGCCTCAAGTCCCTCGTCGGCATCATGCGCGAGCACCCCGACCTGGTCGTCCCGGAGGCGAACGTACAGGCCGCCCGCGAGGCGGTCGACCGTACGGCCCGGCGCTTCGGCCGCCTGGTCGACCGCGAGCCCGCCGCTACGGAGGCCGTCCAAGACTTCAACGAGGCCCTGGCGGCCTACGTAGCCGGGCTGGCGTGGACCGAGGGCACGACCGACACGGCGTTGGCGGCGCTACGAACGGACGCCGGCCCCCTTTTCACACAGAAGAACAGCGTCAGGAAGCTCAGGGCGAAAACGGCCTGGGTGGCGGCGATCAGGTCTGCCGGCGGCTCCGCCGAGGAAGCGAAGGCGAGCTACGTGGCGTTGCTTGCCGCATACGAGGACGCGGCCGCGGCCATCGCCCACCTGCTCTCGACCTCCGTCGATCACTTGGTCGGCCTCTTGATCGGCTCGCTCCGGGGAGCGCTCGAGGCGTACGCGGAGGCCAAGCGGCAACGCGCCGTCATCGACTTCGACGACCTCATAGCGACGGCCGCTCGGCTGCTGCGCGAACACGAGCACGTGCGCGGCGAGCTGGCGGAGCTCTACCGCTACGTGCTGGTGGACGAGTTCCAGGACACCGACCCCCTGCAAGCCGAAATCGTCTGGCGGCTGACGGGCGTACCGACGGAAGGTGACTGGCGGCGGTGGCCCTCACGGCCGGGCGCGAGGTTCGTAGTGGGCGACCCCAACCAGTCGATCTACAGGTTCCGCGGCGCGGACCCCGCCACCTACCTGGCCCTGCGAGACGGCCTGGCCCGAGACCCGGGCTCGAGCACGCTCCGCCTGACCACCAACTTCCGCTCGGTCCCGGGCGTGCTCGAGAACGCGAACTTAAGCTTCCAGGGACCGCTGTCCGCGCCCGGCCAAGCGGGCCTGGCGCCGCTGGACGGGAGCCGCCGGCCGGGGCCCGGCGCCGCACTGGTGCGGCTCAACGTCGTCAGGCAAGACGCGACCCGCGACCAAGCGGAGACGGAGTCGACGGACCCGAACGAAGAACAGGGCCTCCTCATGGGCGCCAAACGGGAAGCGGAGGCAGCCGCCGTGGCGGCGTTCTGCCTTAGCCTCGTCGAGGGACGCAGCGGCCTGCTAGATGGACCGGTCAGTCCAGGTGAGATCGCGCTGCTGGCACCGAGCTTCGTGGGCCTCGAGCACTACGAACGCGAGCTCGAGGCGGTTGGCCTGAACGTCGCGAGCCAGGCGGGCAAGGGGTTTTACCGCCGCCAGGAAGTGCAGGACATGGTCGCGCTCACGTGCGCTCTGGCGCACCCCGCCAACTCGCTGGCGCTGGGCGCCTTCCTCCACGGTCCGATGGTGGGCATCACCGACGAGGAGCTGCTCGACGTGGCGTACGCGCTCTCGCGGTCCGCGGGCGACCCGCAACTCACGCTTGCGACCGACCCCGCCCTGGTGCCGGTGCCGCGAGTGGCCGAGGTCCTCGAAGTGCTGGCACCGCTCGGTGCACGACGCTTCACGGCCGCCCCCTTCGACCTCCTCACCGAGGCGGTGGACGCTCTGCGGTCGAAGGCCGTGCTCGTCCATCGGCACCGCTTCCGGGCCGACCGGGCACTCGCCAACCTTGAGCGCTTCCTCGAGGCGGCCAAGGCGTACGACCTGCGCGGCATCGCCGCGTTCGCAGACGACGTCTGGACCGCCTGGAGCGAAGGCAGCGCGGAACTCGAAGGCCGTGTGGACGCGGAGGAGGACGCGGTCACGCTCATGACCTTGCACTCGGCCAAGGGCCTCGAGTGGCGGGTGGTCATACCCGTCGGCTCGATGTCGCGCCCCAAGGGGGCCGAAGTCCCGCTCTACGACCGGCAGAACAAGCGCCTCGCCATGAGGTTGCTCGGGCACCAGTGCAGCGCCTTGGATGAGAGCCTGGAGCGGGAGGCCGCGGAGCTGCAAGGAGAGCGAGTGCGCCTCTGGTACGTGTCAGCGACGCGGGCGCGAGACCTGCTGGTGATCCCCCGCTTCGACTTCGAGACCGCCGACGGCGCCTGGTGCAACCTCGTGCCTTGGCAGGAGGAAGTCGCCTGGCACCCGGTCACGCCCGATGTTCAAGACCGGCGGTGGACCGACCTGGCCGCGAAGAACACGACTCAAACCCCTGAGGAGTTCGCGGCGCAAACGGCGGTAGTCCGTGGCGTCATACGCCACGTCGAGAGGCGCGCGCCGAGCCGCAGCGACGAGGGTGATGGCGCCGCTGAGGGGGTCAAGGCCGAGGACTCGGTCCCCCTATTCACCGCAGAGCTTGGCACCTGGATCCTCGATGCCCTCGATTCGGTCGAGGAGGCACCCGCCACTGCCTCGACGCTGACGGTGGGAACGGCCCGCGGCATCCTGCTTCACAAGCTCATGGAGGACGTCATCAACGCAGTGGTGGAGGCCGCACAGGCCGCGCTCGCGGTGCGGGCGGCCGGCCTGCTGGCGGAGCTCTCGCCGGACGACCTCGGCGTGGACCCGGCGGAGGTGGCCGGCATGGCCCTGCGCGCCTGGCACGTGCCCGAGGTGGCTGCGCTGCACGGCAGTCTACTGGCCGAGGTCGCGGTGGCGGGCGCCGAACACGACCACGGTACGGGCGGCGAGGTCATCTGGAGCGGGATCGCGGATGCCATCGCGGTCGACCCCCAAGGCCGACCGGAAGTGGTGCTCGACTGGAAGTCCGACCGGGCACCCACCCCGGAGACCCTGGCACATTACCGGGAGCAGGTCCGCGCCTACCTGCGGCTCACCGGCGCCAGGGAGGGGATCGTCGTACTTGCCGCGCGTGACGAGGTGCTGCGGGTGCTGCTCGGTTGA